A single region of the Maniola jurtina chromosome 21, ilManJurt1.1, whole genome shotgun sequence genome encodes:
- the LOC123876118 gene encoding NEDD8 ultimate buster 1-like, whose amino-acid sequence MEAGLEHEDLLIKLRAKLNEEKIKLWEAPYYVSGDGISQSLKDLAAKYAASLNINEDLVTQGLHELQLHSLDRLKANEEFAESGLATLRVRATVPGEKPGVLKILKRLSIRGEELVESIAELLNVDRNRVKLIHNGKLIKPDPSLEEQGIKNGAQLMALVMAESPEQVTKEDKMYMEMKSTLDDATLLSENVEGFGDDDEYMKLEDQSGKTVELPPAERKALLVGLALHERGRAAAKKKDYSLALVLLLEADRQLNECRSTILSSVDNVAVLQLDIAWCYLCLQNLSSANDAATRLARAEKSFTATYGEDQQRLIALKGTNANERVLFMRLYLLQGIVAYHQNKRAQARTLLEKSEAELKYLKVDETSVQALMELGWSRGQAMTGLRATGGDLDRAHHYLEDRRREREEAREKHRQEREQRKLGICEDGSAVKPQLVEALQAMGYTRRLAVCALRNSNNVVADAVRLIQEQPELLVDSDDSDDTETPSSDDSLVEPDNKLVAELEAMGYPVDEARSALRLAHNHISKAVDLLVGWCSQPCDPTNPSTSAAMVSRKKQKQEIREKRRKQRELALRRLKTAIRTDEDDYLSASLAEEEQFLAQYKSLL is encoded by the exons ATGGAGGCAGGTCTCGAGCACGAAGACCTGTTAATAAAATTGCGAGCGAAACTAAACGAAGAAAAGATCAAGTTGTGGGAGGCCCCATATTATGTCAGCGGTGATGGGATATCACAAAGCCTGAAG GACTTAGCAGCCAAGTATGCTGCATCACTAAACATAAACGAAGACCTAGTCACCCAAGGTCTTCATGAATTGCAACTACACTCGCTAGACCGTTTGAAAGCTAATGAGGAGTTTGCGGAGTCTGGGCTGGCCACGTTGCGGGTGAGGGCCACGGTGCCGGGGGAGAAGCCTGGCGTGCTGAAGATATTGAAGAGGCTCAGTATTAGGGGAGAGGAGCTGGTTGAGTCAATAGCCGAGCTGCTGAATGTTGATagaaatag aGTAAAGTTGATACACAATGGAAAACTGATAAAACCAGATCCAAGCTTGGAGGAGCAAGGGATCAAGAATGGAGCTCAACTTATGGCACTTGTTATGGCTG AATCCCCAGAGCAAGTGACAAAGGAAGACAAGATGTACATGGAAATGAAGTCTACGCTGGACGACGCCACTCTGCTGTCCGAAAACGTCGAAGGgtttggtgatgatgatgaatatatgAAG CTTGAAGACCAGTCCGGTAAAACAGTGGAATTACCACCAGCAGAGAGAAAGGCTTTGCTAGTAGGGTTGGCGCTACATGAGCGCGGGAGAGCCGCCGCTAAGAAGAAGGACTATTCGCTGGCTCTTGTACTATTGCTGGAGGCTGATCGCCAGTTGAA TGAATGCAGGTCCACGATCCTGAGTTCGGTAGACAACGTGGCTGTTCTTCAGTTGGACATAGCATGGTGCTACCTGTGCCTACAGAACCTTTCCTCGGCCAACGACGCGGCGACGAGATTGGCTCGCGCTGAGAAATCCTTCACTGCGACCTACGGGGAGGACCAGCAGAGGCTGATTGCACTTAAAGGGACTAACG CAAATGAGCGCGTGCTGTTCATGCGTCTATACTTGCTGCAAGGTATCGTGGCGTACCATCAGAACAAGCGCGCGCAAGCCAGGACCTTGCTGGAGAAATCCGAGGCCGAACTCAAATATCTCAAG GTGGATGAAACTTCAGTTCAAGCGCTGATGGAACTGGGCTGGTCCCGGGGACAGGCCATGACGGGGCTGAGGGCCACTGGAGGTGACCTGGACAGAGCACATCACTACTTGGAAGACAGGCGGAGGGAGCGCGAAGAGGCGCGGGAGAAGCATAGACAAGAGAG GGAACAGCGCAAACTCGGCATCTGCGAAGATGGTTCCGCAGTGAAACCGCAGTTAGTGGAAGCTCTACAAGCCATGGGCTACACGCGGCGGCTCGCAGTCTGCGCGCTGCGGAACTCTAACAACGTCGTTGCGGACGCTGTCAGGCTTATACAGGAGCAACCCGAGTTG TTAGTGGATAGCGATGACTCGGACGACACGGAAACCCCAAGCTCGGACGATTCACTCGTGGAACCCGATAACAAACTCGTTGCGGAG TTGGAAGCGATGGGGTACCCCGTAGACGAAGCCCGCAGTGCGCTGCGTCTAGCACATAACCACATCAGCAAAGCCGTTGACTTGCTTGTGGGCTGGTGCTCTCAACCAT GCGATCCGACAAACCCGTCCACGAGTGCCGCGATGGTTTCGCGAAAGAAGCAGAAGCAAGAAATCAGAGAAAAAAG GAGAAAACAGCGCGAGTTGGCTTTGCGTCGCCTCAAGACTGCAATACGGACTGATGAAGACGACTACCTGAGCGCTTCGCTGGCTGAAGAAGAACAATTTCTGGCGCAGTACAAATCACTTCTTTGA
- the LOC123876119 gene encoding TNF receptor-associated factor 3, with amino-acid sequence MSIKRVEADTEGVRAKESPCYFCNDAFEMGKLQNHLKQCGSILEQCPLRCGAWIQRKHRDTHVKECPQMEKSRDVASPSHVRLSDPSPPAVTNHTWNPKSLPLEECVSYLEKEVTSIKLLLAEESSHRDLQSTELENLRSKLVLVEERAQHFLSTLVSLRGAVDDEAERAANWAAQFKHDLSNVQLALQELQSQQLTTVMRLESAVSSLVHEQHERELLEQALTQHDNRIRTIKSLEEVIEYIKQTVEEERERNAESRAMLESELMESRRSSEQLAQLSVLRMQIQNTTAERPAIDRLAVLEVATADARAETAEQANRMDKVSRDLRALTKSYHKMRSELADFQTRVILDNPELAGDNGHLIWRIDNFAARMKDAKEKDSILTSPLFRTSKYGYTLKAEVHLNGIGKWKGRHITSTVRLVTGPYDPLLEWPCDLSVSIILRDQPANKNQAMDIVKSLDLRRKSSSKRHDYDETGDEKTKSTETLDMGVIQMKRQYIFIPHTSLDKFEYIKNDVMFLEFLVNQ; translated from the exons ATGAGCATAAAGCGAGTGGAAGCTGACACGGAGGGAGTGCGGGCCAAGGAGAGCCCTTGCTACTTCTGTAATGATGCCTTCGAGATGGGGAAACTACAG AATCACCTGAAGCAATGCGGCAGTATACTAGAGCAGTGTCCCCTGCGCTGCGGAGCCTGGATACAGAGGAAACACAGGGACACCCATGTGAAGGAGTGTCCGCAGATGGAAAAG AGCAGAGACGTAGCGTCTCCAAGCCACGTGCGGTTGTCCGATCCGTCTCCACCCGCTGTCACGAACCACACGTGGAACCCCAAGTCCCTCCCTCTCGAGGAGTGCGTCAGCTACCTTGAAAAGGAAGTCACTTCCATCAA GCTTCTCCTGGCCGAAGAATCCAGCCACCGAGACCTCCAGTCCACAGAGCTGGAAAACCTCAGATCTAAGCTGGTACTAGTCGAGGAGCGAGCACAGCACTTCCTCTCGACCCTGGTGTCTTTGCGAGGTGCAGTAGACGATGAGGCTGAGCGTGCCGCCAACTGGGCAGCGCAGTTCAAACACGACCTGTCCAATGTACAGCTGGCTTTACAG GAGTTGCAAAGCCAGCAGCTGACGACAGTGATGCGACTGGAGAGTGCTGTCAGCAGCTTGGTTCACGAGCAGCATGAGAGAGAGCTACTGGAGCAAGCGCTGACTCAGCATGATAACAGGATCCGAACCATCAAGAGCCTGG AGGAAGTAATAGAGTACATAAAGCAGACAGTAGAAGAGGAGAGAGAGCGGAACGCGGAGAGTCGCGCGATGCTGGAGAGTGAGCTGATGGAGTCGCGGCGCTCGTCGGAACAGCTGGCGCAGCTGTCGGTGCTGAGGATGCAGATCCAGAACACTACGGCTGAAAGACCT GCAATAGATCGCTTAGCAGTCCTAGAGGTGGCCACGGCAGACGCGCGAGCGGAGACGGCGGAGCAGGCGAACAGGATGGACAAAGTGTCGCGAGACCTCAGGGCTCTCACCAAGTCCTACCACAAGATGCGCAGTGAGCTGGCTGACTTTCAAACTAGGGTTATTTTGGACAACCCTGAACTTGCTGGAGATAATG GTCACCTAATATGGAGGATAGACAACTTCGCGGCTCGAATGAAAGACGCCAAAGAGAAAGATTCAATCCTGACCAGTCCTCTGTTCCGCACCAGCAAATACGGCTACACGTTAAAG GCCGAAGTGCACCTGAACGGCATCGGCAAGTGGAAGGGCCGTCACATTACCAGCACCGTGCGCCTTGTCACTGGGCCCTACGACCCTTTGTTGGAGTGGCCCTGTGACCTTAGTGTCAGCATCATACTGCGCGACCAGCCGGCTAACAAGAACCAG GCAATGGACATAGTAAAATCCCTCGATCTTCGTCGAAAATCCTCCTCAAAAAGACATGATTACGACGAAACGGGTGACGAGAAGACGAAGTCCACGGAAACCCTCGACATGGGCGTCATCCAGATGAAGAGGCAGTACATCTTCATACCACACACCAGCCTGGACAAGTTTGAATACATCAAAAACGATGTTATGTTCTTGGAGTTTCTTGTTAATCAGTGA